The Methylococcus sp. Mc7 genomic sequence TGCGGGCTCAAGGGCACGGCGAAACGCACGATGCCGAAGGCGCCGAGCTTCAGTCCGGCCAGCCAGGCGGTGAGCCCCGCCGGGCCCTCCATGGCAAGGGTCGGCAGCCAGCCGTGGAAAGGAAACAGCGGCGCCTTGACGGCGAAGCCCAGCACCAGCAGAAGGAAGACCGCTGTCGCCAGGCCGCCGCCGAGCGGGGTATCCAGCAGCGCCAGATAATCGAAGCTCAGGCCGGCAGGCGCCGGAACGCCGAGGAAGCGGGCATGATTCAGGGCCAGCAGCAGAATGGCGAACAGCAGGGAGATGCCGCCCGCGAGCATGAACAAGGCGTATTTGACGGCGGCGTAGCGGCGCTGTGGACCGATGCCGGAAAAACCGGCCAGAACGTAGACCGGAACGATCGTCAGCTCCCAGAAAAGGAAAAACAGCATCAGGTCGGTGGCGCAGAATACGCCGATGGTCGCCCCTCCCAACGCCAGGATCATGCCGTAGTACAGCCGCACCCGGTTTTGCACCACCGTCCAGGAGGCCACGATCACGGCGAGGTTGAGGACGGCGCCGAGGAACGGGAACAGCACCGAGACGCCGTCCACACCGAGCTGGTAATGCGCGTTGAGCGAAGGAATCCAGGCATGGCGCTCGACGAACTGCAGGCCGGGGTCGACCGGATCGAACCCCCACAGCAGCATCGCGGCCAGCAGCAGCTCCAGCACAGCGGCCGCCAGGGCCAGCATCCGGCCGGTCTCCGGTTTCGGCACGAAGACCATCGAAAGACCCGCCGCGAACGGCAAGCCGATCAGCAGACTGAGGATCGGCAAGGCATCGGGAATCATGGCGTCGTCAACGCTCAGGTCAGGAGGGGTGGGCGGACAGCCGCGAAGCGGCAGGAAGCGCCACGGACGGCGGGGTGTGTACCTGCGCCAGCCGGAGCAGCGCCTGGTGGGCGAGATGGATCCACGGGGCGGTGTAGAACCCGACTCCCAGCAACACCAGGCACAGCAAGGCAATCAGCGTGTGTTCCCGCCAGCCGGGCCGCGGCCATCCGGGATAGGGCCGGTGCGAGCGGCGATGAGCCAGAAAGATGCGCTGGAACGCCCACAGCAAAAAGCCGGCGGCCAGCACGTTGCCGACGGCGACCGCGATCGCCGCACCCAGGCCGCGGTTCTCGATCAGCCCCTCCAGCAGCAGATGGGCGGCGTCGAAGCCGGGCGTGCCCGGCATGGCGATGGTGCTCAAGGCGGCGACCAGGAACAGCATGCCCGGCCCCGGCAAGGATTCGAACAGCCCCCCCAGGCGCGGCAACAGCAGCGTCCCGGTGCGGCGCCGGAGCATGCCGGCCAGGAAGAACAGCCCCGCACCCGCCGCGCCGAAGTTGAAGGCCAGCAGCAGCGTACCGCTTAAGCCTTCGAGGTTCGGGGCGAAGACGCCGGCCACCAACATTCCCGTCTGGCTGACCGTGGCGAAAGCCATCAGGCGGCGGAAATCGAGCTGCATCAGCGCGAGCGCCGCACCGTAGAACATGCCGGCCAGCGCCAGGCCCAGCGTCCACGCGCCCCATTCGTGGACCGCGTTGGGCAGCAGCGGCAGAACGAAGCGCAGCAGGCCGTAGATGCCTATTTTCATGCCTATCAGAAGGGCCAAGGCGGTGGCCGGCAGGCCCTGCGCCGCGACGATGGGCAGCCAGCCGTGCAGCGGGAACTGCGCCAGACGCACCGAGAATCCGTAGAAGAGCAGCAGGAAAACCAGGGATTCGAGCGTACCCGTAGGCGGGGCCTCCAGCAGCGCCGCCAGATCGAAAGACCAGACTCCGGTGGCACGCGCATGTCCCAGCCCCAACAGGAAGACGCCTCCGCCCAGCATCGCCAGCCCTGAGCCGGCGAAGCGCAGATAGACGCGCAACCCCGTCCTGTCTTCGTCTCCGCCCCAGCGCCTCAAGATGAGGGTGACCGGCCAAAGTTCCAGACCGGCGGCAACCCAGAACTGGGCCAGATCCAGGGCGAGCAGCATACCCATCGCCGTGGCCTCGCAGGCCAGGACGGTCGCCACGTACAGGCCTGCCGGCGCCTCTCGCCCGATCTCGCGGAACAAGAGGGCCAGCACCGTCAGCAAAGCGGTCAACAGCACGAACCCTAAGCTGATGCCGTCGACGCCGAGGTGGTAATTCAGGACGGACAGGAACACCGTGTGTTCGGTGAACTGGAAATCGGCGGACCCGGCGTCGAACCGGGCCAGCAGGAATAGGGCCACCCCCAGCTCTGCGAGGCTGCCGGCAAAGCCGATCGTCCAGGCCAGGCCCCTCTTTTCCGCCCGCAGCGCAGCCAGCATGAACACCAGCGGCAGACCGATCAGCGTGCTCAGCACCGGGAAGCCGGTGACTTCGGACCAGGGTATCTCTCCCATCATGGAATCCCCTTCATCCGACCGCGAACAGCGAAACCAGCAGCACCAGGCACACGTAGCGCGGCTGGGCGAGCAGGGCTTCGAGCCGCTGCAGGGAGCGCCCGAGACGCCGTCCCGCCCGCCACAGGTCGAGACCTACACCTTGCAGGACCAGGCGATTCTCGAACCAGTGCAGGGCGCCGGCGGTCCGTGCCACGATCCAGCCCGGAAGGCCGCCGATCCCCTGCCCCGCCTCGGCGCCCAGCGGCACCCCGATGCGCCGCTCCTCCCAGTTGGCCAGCGCGGCAAGCGCCTGGACCGCGGGAGCCGGGGCGTCGACGAGACGATCCAGCACTTGGCGGTCGAAGGCGTCGAAGTCGTCCGCCAGACGCTGCACCGGCAGGACGCAGGCGCGGTCCACCGCGGCCTCCAACCAGAACCGGTTCAGCGAGGCGGCGTAGCCCCGGCGGCTGTTGGCGAGCCAGGACGGCAAGGACCTGGGCGGCTGACCGGATATCGCGTGCATCAGCGCCGGCGCGGTGAGGAACTGGTAGCCCCGGACGACGGCGTGGGCGAACAGATGCCAGGTCGCAAGCTGCCAGAATCCCAAGCCGCAGGCCAGGAACATCAGTCCCACCTGGGCCAGGGTCGAAAACACCAGGGCGGACTTGACGTCGGTCTGGCTGAGGCCGCAGAAATAGCCGTAGAGCGCGGTCGAGAGGCCTGCCGCCGCCATCAGCGCCGAAGCTGCTTCCGCATGGACGAACAGGGGTTCGAGCCGCAGCACCAGGTAGACGCCGGCATGGATCATCAGCGCCCCATAGAAAATCGCGCTCGACGGCGTCGGTCCCTCCATGGCGCGCGACAGCCAGGGCGAGAACGGCACCTGGGCGGACTTGGCGAAGGCCGCGACCAGGAAGCTGGCGGCGATGAGGTTCTGCTTTTCCGGCGCGAGCTGCGCCAGGCCGGCCAGCAGCTTCGGCCATTCGAGCTGGCCGGTCCAGGCGAAGCTCAGGGCGATCGCCAGCACGAAACCGGCGTCGCCCACGCGGTTGGTGACGAAAGCGCGGGTGGCGTTGCCAGCCGCGACCGGACGGTCGTAGCCGTAAGCGATCAAGAGGTAGGAGCAGACCCCGGCCAGTTCCCAGCCGAAAAACGTCAGCACCGGATTCCCGGCCAGCACGAGGAGCTGCATCGCTCCGGCGAACAGGCACAGCACCAGGAAAAACCGGTGGAATCCGCGCTCGCGGTGCATGTAGTTGACGGAAAAGCGCGCGACCAGGCAGGCCATGAGGGCGACCAGCACGGACAAACCCAGGCTCAGGTGGTCGAGCTGGAAGCTGAGGAGCACGCGGTAATCCGCGCTGGCCAGCCAGGTGCCCAGCACCGTTCTGGCATCGAGCGTACCGGCCGATCCCAGCATCAGCAACAGCAAAGCCAGCAGTCCGGATGTCCCCAGCGCCGCCCCCGCGAGCCGGGCGCTCGCCCGTTCGCAGGATTCGCCCTCGATGCGCCCGAACGCGATGCCCGCGGCGATGCCGAACGCGGCTGCGGCGGGCAGGAGCGGAACCAGAACGGCGGCTTTTTCGAGATAGGCCATGGCGGGGCGTCAGACGGCGATCAAGGCGGGGGGCAGCGGCCCGGCATGGCCTTCGAACCAATCGGCCGAACGGGCGCACACCGGCATTTCGGCCACCACGCCGGTCCAGGGAACGAAACCCCGCTCCGGATCGAACACCGAGATCGTACCGTCCGCCGGGTGGATCGCGGACAGCAGGATCCAGCCGTTGCCGACCAGTTCCCGGATCGGCGGCTGGCGGCGGTAAATCGCGGCCAGGACTTCCGGCGTCTGTTCCACCACGATCTGCAGCCGCATGGCTTCGTGAACCTCGACCATCTGCCGGGGCAGGCCGGTGCGCAAATCGCTGGCCGTGCCTTCCATGACGCCGAACAGCCCGGCCACGTTGTGCGGCACCTTGGAACCGCAGCCGTAGCGCTCGTTGTTCACCGTGGAAAAATAGTATTCGAGGTTGATGCCTGCCCCCACGGGACCCGCCGCGAGCAGGATGCCTTCCAGGATACGCCCTTCCGGATCGCGGGTCGGGTCGTAGGAGATCAGGAATACCCGGCGGTCCAGGAACAGGCCACGGCTGACCGAACGCCGGCCGATCAGAGCGGCGGCGTTGGTCGCATGGCCCAGTTCCGGCCGGGCCTGGCTGAAATCCACCGAGCGCCCGGTAACATGGCGCAGCGCCCTGGCCGGCGAGGGCCGTTTGGGCGCCGAGGCGAAACGGCGGCAGCGTTCCTGCGCCGAAAACCGGCGGGCCTCGTCCAGTTGCGCCGCGAAGGCGTGCCAGCCGATGCGGTTCAAGGGCGGAATGTCCTGCGCGTCGAACCAGGTGATTTCCTCGCTGCAGGTGTTGTGCTCGGCGCCGACGAACCAAGTGTCGTCGGGAATCGGCAAGCTCCGCTGCGCCAGCTGCACCCTGACTTCGGGCCGGTTCGCCATGGCCGCGAACACCCGCGCATTGGGGCCGCCGTGGCGCCCGCTGCAGGCGCCGCAGTCGTATGCCGCGAGATGCGGATTGTTCCGGCTGACGGAGCCGTGCCCCATCAGCACGACGATGGGCGCGAAGCCCTGGGTCAGGCCGATGTTCAGCAGGAAGGCCGCCACCCGGTCCGCCTGTTCGGCGTCGGTCAGGCCCGGGCGGGGCCGCTCCGGACTGGCCGGGCCCGCATCGTCCGCCGCATTCAGCGCCAGCGTGGTCGGCACCTCGGGTAGCCAGACTTCCGCCAACCGGCGGGACAACTTCGCCGCGCAGCGCGGCAGCAGGACCCTTCCGAGCAAGCCAGCCGCGACGCCCGGGGCCAGCAGGTCGATCAGCAGGTGGGAGCTGAGCAGGTTGCGCCGGATCTCCTGGTTGAATATCCGGCCGAGAAACCGGATGACTCCCCGCCGCTGGTCGTGCAGTTGCCGGCCCGTTTCCTCGCCGGGACGCGGAATCTCGCGCACTTCGTGGGAGGGGGTGACGACGATCGGGCACAGGGCCATGGGCTCGGCATCGTCCAGCCCCTGCCAGTGCATGGGCACCCCGAAAAAACCGGCGGCGCCCAGGGTCTCGACGGCGGGATTCAGTTCTTCCAGATGGCGGCGGATGCCCTCCTCGCGGTCGTCCATGCAGAACACGATCTGCGCCTCGGGACGCTCGTCGCGGCTCGCCCAGCGTCCCCGCCCATGGTTGCCGGCCAGGGCGTTGAACAACGTTTCGCGGTAATTGCGTTCGTAGGCGCACAGCCAGAGATAGCCGCGCCTTCCGGGGGTCAGTTCGTCCAGCGCGCCGAGCAGGCGGTTGACGTCCTCCTCCCGGAATGCCCGTACGTCCTGGGCCGAAACGCCCAGATGCTGGGCCAGCTTGAAAAGGCGCCAGCCGCCGCCGTGGAGACAAAAGCCGGCGTTCCGTCCGGCCCTGGGCGCATGGCGCCAGGAAAAGATCATGTCGGCAGCGATGCGCCAGGGCTTCCTGTCGATGCGCTCGCTGCCGGCGCGCCGCACCAGGTCGGCGCAGGCCGAGGCCAGGAATTCCGGCAGTTCGCCCCGATACAACGCGTGACGCACCACGAACTCCGAAAGATGGCGCTCGAAATAGCGCGCCAGTTCGCCGACATGGCCTTCGATGCCCCAGGTTTCGGAACAGATCTGGCGGAGGTAGCGGCGGTCCAGGATGAGGCGGACCGCCAGGTAATCCATGAGGCTCGCGGGCGCGGTCCGGTTGGCCCGGTAGGCCGGGCGGTGGGCCCGCCAGTTCATCATCCCGGACCATCCGGGCAGCTCCAACGCCAGGCGTTCCAGATAGCCTTCCCAGTACGGCGCGGGGATGCCGCGCTGCTCGAGTTCGGAAATGACCGCCTCGGCCGGGTCGTCGGGCAGGCCGTCCAGGTCGGCGTGGTCCAGCGGCACCTCGCCGAGCCCACGTTCGGCGCCGTGCCTCATCGAACGCTTCCATGCCGCATAGAACCCGTGGCTCCGGTCGGGGGCATGCCAGGCGGCCAGTCCTTCGTCGAGATGCGATGCGCAGTGGCGGATGAGCTGGGGCCGGACCCGGTCAAGCACGTCCTGCCCGGTCAGCTTCAGCATGAAGCCGCGGAGGGTCCGCTCCCGCCCCACCGCATCGATCTCTTCGGCGAGCAGGACGCGCGCCTCCTCGCGCATGGCGCGATGCAGCGCCGAAAGCCCGCTGCCGGAGGACTCGGCCTTGAATTCGGCGTACAGCGCTTCGGCCTGGGCGATGGCGTGTTCCATCAGGTCTTCCGGGTGCAGGGCGGCGCGATCCTCCAGGCCGAACCGTTCCAGACAGGCATCCCACAGATCCCGCACCGGGCGGGGCGGAGCCACCGCTTCCTCCTGCCCGCGCTTGGCCGAATCCATGAGCCGGCGCCGGGCTTCGGGCGATACCTCCGGATCGAAGCGGTCGAGCGCCTTGAGTTCGTCGACCAGCCACGTGAAACGGGCGGGGTCCACGGGCTCGAGGTCGACCGTCAGCAGCAGGCGATGGATCTGCCTGCGGGTGACAGGCTCGCCGCCCGCCACGGCCAGGGTTTCCTCGCCATGCGGCCCGAGGTGCCGGTCGAGCACCGCATCGATGTCGGCGTCGCCGATGCGGCCTTTCCGGTACAGCGCGCGGAACTCGCTCTCCGGCAGATAGCCGTGGATGCCGGTGAGACGCTCGGCTTCCTCCAGCGCCGTTTCGAAAGGGAGATGCTGAAACCCGTGCAGGGTGTTGTGATGGACGAAGTCCCGGATCGGCGCCTGGCCCGGCAGCAGGTGTTCCATGCGCTGGACGGCCTCGGCCAGGCGTGTCTTGACGTCGGTTGGGGCGGCGCCGGTCGGGTGGCTCATGCTCAGGCTCACAGGGATTCGGGATGCAGGGCCGCCAGATAATGGCCGATCGAAACCCGGCTCAGCTCGAGCATCGCGGCCGGGGCGAGGCCGAGATAGACGATGGCCGCGGCCAGGCAGAACGCGCCGGCGAACTCCGTAGGACGCATATCCTCGAGGCCGGACATCGCCGGCTTTGCCGGCCCCGCAACCAGCGCGGCGAGACTCCGCAGCGCATAGGCGCCGCCGACCAGGACGCCGAAGCTGGCGACCAGCATCCAGGCGCCGAAACGCTGGAAGCCGCCGAGCATCGCATGCAGCTCGGCGACGAAGCTGGCGGAACCGGGCAGCCCCATCGAGGCGAGCAGGGCCAGCGCAGTGAACGCCGCGAAGCGGGGAGCGGTCCGGCCCAGGGCGCCGTAATCGCCGATCTCGCGCGTATGGGTGCGTTCGTACAAGAGGCCGATCAGAAGGAACAGCGCGCCCGCCACCAGGCCGTGAGCGGTCATCTGCATCACCGCCCCGGTCAGACCCACCGGATTCAGCGTGGCGAGCCCGAGCAGCACGAAGCCCATGTGGCTGACCGAGGAATAGGCGATCATGGCCTTCAGGTCGCTCTGGCGCCAGGCCAGCAGCGCGCCGTAGACGATCCCGACCAGGGCGATCGCCGCCAGCCACGGCTGCAGCAGGTGCGCCGCCTCCGGCAGCATGCCGCAGGCACGGATCAGGCCGTAGGCCCCCATCTTCAGCAAGGCGCCCGACAGCAGGATGCTGATGGGGCTGGGCGCCTCGACATGCGCCAGCGGCAGCCAGCCGTGCAGGGGGAATACCGGCATCTTCACACCGAAGCCGATGACGAGGCCGAGGAAGATCAAGACCTGGCTGCCGCGCGGCAGTCCGCGCGCCGTGGCCTGCATCGGATCCATCAGCGTCGAATGCTCGGCCGATGCGGTGTAGACCATGAGCAGGGCGATCAGCATGAACACCGAGCCGCCCATGGTGTAGAGCACGAAGTTCAGGCTGGCGCTGTGCCGGCGCTTGCCGCCCCACTGGTCGATCAGGAAGAACAGCGGGATCAGGGTCAGTTCCCAGAACACGTAGAACAACGCCCAGTCGCGGGCCAGGAAGACGCCCAGCATCCCGAACTCCAGGCTCAGGAAAGCCGTGTAATAGCCGCGTGGCCTGCCGCCGCCACGGCCTGCCAGCAAGGCCACGAGGCAGAGGAAGGCGGAGAGCAGCAGCATGGGCAGCGAGAAGCCGTCGATGCCCAAGGCGTAGAAGCTGCCCATGCCGGGATTCCAAGGCAGCATTTCGTCGAACTGGATGTCCGGCGAGGCCGTCTCGAAACGGATGGCGACGAGGAGGGCCAACAGCAGACACAGTCCGCTGAATCCCAAGGCGAGGCTGCACGCGTGCCGGTGCAGCCGTTGCGGCAGGAAGGCCAGCACCAGAGCGCCCGCGAGGGGCGTCCAGAGGAGGCAACTCAAGATTTTCACGACGACCGGTATCCCGCGATTTTGTCGATGGTATCGTTTCGAAAGGGGTTGCCGGCCGATCCCCGGTCACCCGTTTTTTTCAGGGACGGTGCCCGCCACACGGCGGAGAAGGTTAACATGCTCCAAACGGATGGCAAACTGCGGAAGAAGCCGCTGCGGCTTGCGGGCGCTCGCTCGTTGCCGTTACTCTTTTACGTTACTTTTTCGGCCATTCGTCCGTACCGCCACCCGCACCATGCCCCCGATCAAGACGCGATTCGCGCCCAGCCCGACCGGGTTGATCCATCTCGGCAACGCGCGCACCGCGCTGCTCAGCGCCCTCGGGGGCGACGTCTTCGTCCTGCGGATCGAAGATACCGACCTGGAGCGCAGCCGCGCCGAATTCGTCGCCGAACTGATCGCCGACCTGCACTGGCTCGGGCTGGACTGGCAGGAAGGGCCGCGGACCGCCGAACCCGATCCGCATTGGTATCAGTCGCGGCGCGGCGAAGTCTACGCGGACTATTACCGCGCCCTGGAGGAAAAAGGCCTGGCCTATCCCTGTTTCTGCACCCCGCTGGAACTCGAGGTTTCGCGCAAGGTGCAGCTGAGTTCCGGCCGGCCGCCGCGCTACTCGGGAAAGTGCGCCCATCTCTCGACGGAGGAAATCCGCCGCAAGCGTGAGGAGGGGCTGGCCGCGACCCTGCGCTTCCGGGTACCGAGAGACCAGGTGGTCGAGTTCGAGGACGAGGTGCGCGGGCCGCAGCGTTTCGCCGGCGAAGACATCGGCGATTTCATCATCCGCCGCGCCGACGGCACCCCCGCCTTCTTCTTCTGCAACGCCATCGACGATGCGCTGATGGGCATCACCAGGGTTCTGCGCGGCGAGGATCATCTCGCCAATACCCCGCGCCAGCTCATGATCCTGGCCTCGCTGGACTTACCCGCGCCCCGTTACGCCCATATCTCGCTCATCGTCGGCGACGACGGCGCGCCGCTGTCCAAACGCAACGGCAGCCGCAGCATCAACCAGTTGCGGGAGGAAGGCTATTTTCCCGAAGCCGTGGTCAACATGCTGGCCCGACTCGGCCACCATTACGACAGTGAAGAACTGCTGGGACTCGCCGCCCTGCGGGCCGGTTTCGACGTCAATCGCCTGGGCCGCTCGCCCGCGCGTTTCGACGTGTCCCACCTGGACCACTGGCAGGGCCTGGCTGTGCGCGGCGCCGCCGATGGCGCCCTCTGGCATTGGCTCCACGCCGAAACCCGGGCCGTGGTGCCGGACGCTCACCGCGCCGATTTCCTGGACATCGTCCGCAGCAACTGCCTGTTCCCCAAACAGGCGGATGCCTGGGCCAGGATCCTGTTCACCGACGAGCTGGAACTGGCGACCGACATCGCCGCCGTGGCGCAATCGGCCGGCGAGGCGTTCTACCTGGCGGCCATCGACGCCGCGACGGAGTCGCCCGACGACTTCGCCGCTTTCCTGGCCGGGCTGAAGCGGCGCAGCGGCGCCAAGGGCAAACACCTGTTCCTGCCGCTGCGGGCGGCACTGACCGGCAGCCTGGACGGGCCGGAGCTGGCGAAAATCTACCAGCTCCTCGACAAGCCGCGCCTGCACCGCCGGCTGGCCGAATTCACCTACGAATCGGAGTGACATGCTCAAGATCTACAACAGTCTGACCCGGCAGAAAGAGGAATTCCGCCCCATCGAACCGGGCCGCGTCCGCATGTACGTGTGCGGAATGACGGTGTACGACTACTGCCACCTGGGCCATGCCCGGGTCATGGTGGTGTTCGACATGGTGGCGCGCTACCTGCGGCACTTGGGGCTGGCCGTGACCTATGTCCGCAACGTCACCGACATCGACGACAAGATCATCAAGCGGGCAGCGGAAAACGGCGAGACCATCGGCGCGCTGACGGCCCGCTTCATCGAGGCGATGCATGAGGACGAGCGGGCGCTGGGCGTGCTGCCGCCAGATCACGAGCCTCGCGCGACCGAGTCCATCGAGGACATCCTGGCGATGATCGGAACACTGATCGAGCGCGGGCACGCCTACGTCGGTAGCAACGGCGACGTGTTCTACGCGGTGTCGAGCTTCCGTGCCTACGGCCGGCTGTCGGGCAAGAACCTCGAAGAGCTGCAGGCGGGCGAACGGGTCGAAGTGGACGAAGCCAAACGCGATCCGCTGGACTTCGTACTATGGAAATCGGCCAAGCCGGGCGAGCCGTCCTGGGAATCCCCCTGGGGACCGGGCCGTCCCGGCTGGCACATCGAATGCTCGGCCATGTCGACCCGCTGCCTGGGCGCCCATTTCGACATCCACGGCGGCGGCATGGACCTGCAGTTCCCCCATCACGAGAACGAGATCGCCCAGTCGGAAGGGGCGAGCGGCGAGCATTTCGTCAATTACTGGATGCACAACGGCTTCGTGCGCATCAACGAGGAGAAGATGTCCAAGTCGCTGGGCAATTTCTTCACCGTGCGCGAGGTGCTGACCCGCTACCGGCCGGAGGTGGTGCGCTTCTTCATCCTCAACAGCCATTACCGCAGCCCGCTGAACTATTCGGACGAAAACCTCGACGAGGCCGCCGCGGCGCTGTCACGCCTTTACACCGCGCTGCGCGGCTTGGCTCCAGACCTCCCTCTCCCCCTGGGAGAGGGCCGGGGCGAGGGTTTCTCTATGCGTTTCGCGGACGCCATGCACGACGACTTCAACACCCCCGAAGCCATCGCCGTGCTGTTCGACCTGGCGAGGGAGATCAACCGGCACAAGGCGGCGGAGCCGGCCAAGGCCGCGGCGTTGGGCGCCACGTTGAAAACCCTCGGGGCCGTGCTGGGCCTGCTGCAGGCCGATCCCGAAGCCTACTTCAAAGGCGATTCCGCCGGTTCAGGCTTGGGGGATGCGGACATCGACGCGCTGGTGCAGGCGCGGCTGGCGGCCCGCAAAGCCAAGAACTGGGCGGAGTCCGACCGCATCCGCGACGAACTCAAGGCCCAGGGGGTGATCCTCGAGGATTCCGCCGGCGGCACGAGCTGGCGGCGCGAATAAGACCGGCCCTCAGGCCATGGTCTTGGCCAGCGCGAAGATTTCCTCCGCGTCGAACACCCGATCGTTGCTCTCGAACAGCTTGGCGATGCACGCCCGGTGCAGCGCCAGCTTGAGGGTGCCGAAACCGATCGCTCCCCATACGATCTTGCCGTGCCGGTCCGCGCCCCGGTCCATCATGTCGGCACCGCCCAGCCCCAAGGGCGGCGTGGCGTTGGCGTCGGCCAGCAGCTCCAGATTCGGATGGTCGCGCCAGTGACGTTCCTCCAACAGCTGCACCCCCGCCGCCCCGGTGGCGAATACGATCTGGGCGTCGGCGATCGCGGCACCGCGCGCATCGTCGTCGAACGCCTCGACCGGAACCAGATCTACCCCGAAGCGGGTTTTCATCTCGGCGCAGGCATGCTCGGCGCGGGCCAACTGCCGCGAGGTGATCACCACCTCCGAACAACCCTCCTTCGCCAGCATCACCGCCGCCCGCTGGCCTACCGGACCGGTGCCCGCCAGCACCACCGCCTTCTTGCCGGCCAGCGTCCCGCTCGAGGCCAGCTTGGCGACGCCTGCCGCCGCGGTGGTATTGCTGCCGTTGCTGTCCAGCATCACCGATACCCGGAAATCGGCGAAAAACTTCTTCCGCACCGCCCGGAGCAGATTCTGCCCCGCCACCAGATCGCTGCCGCCCACGAATATGGCGGTGTTCTTCTTGTCCTTGGGAGCGCGGGTGAAGATGGTGCCCTCCACCAGCGGGCCGACGTTGTCCGGCGTCAGATGTCCGTGCGCAATGACCTGATCGGCGCCGCCGTCGTAGCCGACGACGGTGTCGAAGACGGACGGATGCAGGTCGGTATCGAATTGAAACAGCAGTTTTTTCATGGTCAGGATTCGTGCTTGGGTTTCTTCCCGGT encodes the following:
- a CDS encoding NuoM family protein, producing MIPDALPILSLLIGLPFAAGLSMVFVPKPETGRMLALAAAVLELLLAAMLLWGFDPVDPGLQFVERHAWIPSLNAHYQLGVDGVSVLFPFLGAVLNLAVIVASWTVVQNRVRLYYGMILALGGATIGVFCATDLMLFFLFWELTIVPVYVLAGFSGIGPQRRYAAVKYALFMLAGGISLLFAILLLALNHARFLGVPAPAGLSFDYLALLDTPLGGGLATAVFLLLVLGFAVKAPLFPFHGWLPTLAMEGPAGLTAWLAGLKLGAFGIVRFAVPLSPQAALEYRGLMAGVGILTAAYGAIVAMRQTNLRRLLAFSSISHVGLVVAGIAALNFQALQGALFQLANFSIVAGGLFMVAGFIQHRTGSTEIDQLGGLAKPMPLLGALFFVLGLASLGVPGTSGFAAEHLILIGLLRQHTGLGLAALFAGIVAAAYVLRYFRRAFLGPDKLGTAPGELDLRPRELLVAGALVLWVVVLGLFPRLALDLSDGAVSALLARVHESLPEGPTSVAVAE
- a CDS encoding NuoM family protein — its product is MMGEIPWSEVTGFPVLSTLIGLPLVFMLAALRAEKRGLAWTIGFAGSLAELGVALFLLARFDAGSADFQFTEHTVFLSVLNYHLGVDGISLGFVLLTALLTVLALLFREIGREAPAGLYVATVLACEATAMGMLLALDLAQFWVAAGLELWPVTLILRRWGGDEDRTGLRVYLRFAGSGLAMLGGGVFLLGLGHARATGVWSFDLAALLEAPPTGTLESLVFLLLFYGFSVRLAQFPLHGWLPIVAAQGLPATALALLIGMKIGIYGLLRFVLPLLPNAVHEWGAWTLGLALAGMFYGAALALMQLDFRRLMAFATVSQTGMLVAGVFAPNLEGLSGTLLLAFNFGAAGAGLFFLAGMLRRRTGTLLLPRLGGLFESLPGPGMLFLVAALSTIAMPGTPGFDAAHLLLEGLIENRGLGAAIAVAVGNVLAAGFLLWAFQRIFLAHRRSHRPYPGWPRPGWREHTLIALLCLVLLGVGFYTAPWIHLAHQALLRLAQVHTPPSVALPAASRLSAHPS
- a CDS encoding NADH-quinone oxidoreductase subunit L, which codes for MAYLEKAAVLVPLLPAAAAFGIAAGIAFGRIEGESCERASARLAGAALGTSGLLALLLLMLGSAGTLDARTVLGTWLASADYRVLLSFQLDHLSLGLSVLVALMACLVARFSVNYMHRERGFHRFFLVLCLFAGAMQLLVLAGNPVLTFFGWELAGVCSYLLIAYGYDRPVAAGNATRAFVTNRVGDAGFVLAIALSFAWTGQLEWPKLLAGLAQLAPEKQNLIAASFLVAAFAKSAQVPFSPWLSRAMEGPTPSSAIFYGALMIHAGVYLVLRLEPLFVHAEAASALMAAAGLSTALYGYFCGLSQTDVKSALVFSTLAQVGLMFLACGLGFWQLATWHLFAHAVVRGYQFLTAPALMHAISGQPPRSLPSWLANSRRGYAASLNRFWLEAAVDRACVLPVQRLADDFDAFDRQVLDRLVDAPAPAVQALAALANWEERRIGVPLGAEAGQGIGGLPGWIVARTAGALHWFENRLVLQGVGLDLWRAGRRLGRSLQRLEALLAQPRYVCLVLLVSLFAVG
- a CDS encoding DUF2309 domain-containing protein, which encodes MSHPTGAAPTDVKTRLAEAVQRMEHLLPGQAPIRDFVHHNTLHGFQHLPFETALEEAERLTGIHGYLPESEFRALYRKGRIGDADIDAVLDRHLGPHGEETLAVAGGEPVTRRQIHRLLLTVDLEPVDPARFTWLVDELKALDRFDPEVSPEARRRLMDSAKRGQEEAVAPPRPVRDLWDACLERFGLEDRAALHPEDLMEHAIAQAEALYAEFKAESSGSGLSALHRAMREEARVLLAEEIDAVGRERTLRGFMLKLTGQDVLDRVRPQLIRHCASHLDEGLAAWHAPDRSHGFYAAWKRSMRHGAERGLGEVPLDHADLDGLPDDPAEAVISELEQRGIPAPYWEGYLERLALELPGWSGMMNWRAHRPAYRANRTAPASLMDYLAVRLILDRRYLRQICSETWGIEGHVGELARYFERHLSEFVVRHALYRGELPEFLASACADLVRRAGSERIDRKPWRIAADMIFSWRHAPRAGRNAGFCLHGGGWRLFKLAQHLGVSAQDVRAFREEDVNRLLGALDELTPGRRGYLWLCAYERNYRETLFNALAGNHGRGRWASRDERPEAQIVFCMDDREEGIRRHLEELNPAVETLGAAGFFGVPMHWQGLDDAEPMALCPIVVTPSHEVREIPRPGEETGRQLHDQRRGVIRFLGRIFNQEIRRNLLSSHLLIDLLAPGVAAGLLGRVLLPRCAAKLSRRLAEVWLPEVPTTLALNAADDAGPASPERPRPGLTDAEQADRVAAFLLNIGLTQGFAPIVVLMGHGSVSRNNPHLAAYDCGACSGRHGGPNARVFAAMANRPEVRVQLAQRSLPIPDDTWFVGAEHNTCSEEITWFDAQDIPPLNRIGWHAFAAQLDEARRFSAQERCRRFASAPKRPSPARALRHVTGRSVDFSQARPELGHATNAAALIGRRSVSRGLFLDRRVFLISYDPTRDPEGRILEGILLAAGPVGAGINLEYYFSTVNNERYGCGSKVPHNVAGLFGVMEGTASDLRTGLPRQMVEVHEAMRLQIVVEQTPEVLAAIYRRQPPIRELVGNGWILLSAIHPADGTISVFDPERGFVPWTGVVAEMPVCARSADWFEGHAGPLPPALIAV
- a CDS encoding NuoM family protein, with product MKILSCLLWTPLAGALVLAFLPQRLHRHACSLALGFSGLCLLLALLVAIRFETASPDIQFDEMLPWNPGMGSFYALGIDGFSLPMLLLSAFLCLVALLAGRGGGRPRGYYTAFLSLEFGMLGVFLARDWALFYVFWELTLIPLFFLIDQWGGKRRHSASLNFVLYTMGGSVFMLIALLMVYTASAEHSTLMDPMQATARGLPRGSQVLIFLGLVIGFGVKMPVFPLHGWLPLAHVEAPSPISILLSGALLKMGAYGLIRACGMLPEAAHLLQPWLAAIALVGIVYGALLAWRQSDLKAMIAYSSVSHMGFVLLGLATLNPVGLTGAVMQMTAHGLVAGALFLLIGLLYERTHTREIGDYGALGRTAPRFAAFTALALLASMGLPGSASFVAELHAMLGGFQRFGAWMLVASFGVLVGGAYALRSLAALVAGPAKPAMSGLEDMRPTEFAGAFCLAAAIVYLGLAPAAMLELSRVSIGHYLAALHPESL